The following coding sequences lie in one Pontibacter sp. G13 genomic window:
- a CDS encoding COX15/CtaA family protein, whose protein sequence is MGRFRTAAAVTVGAVIFLVLVGSVVRMTGSGMGCPDWPTCFGQIIPPTDISQLPADYKTRFAVSGREIADFDPFKTWVEYVNRLVGVAIGLLGIVTVVLSFFANKHQRGVFGWSLIGFVLILVSAGVGAYVVKTHLSEGLVTIHMLIALLVVAAFMIAFLLAWKGHVPHYSSVDGKGKQIMIGLGVLSVCMILSQVLMGTQVREQVDMLAKVTGSDSRSTWISSLNSPYQIHQLFHYALAVVMLAWGYVMRGILREQRVVWTLFVGLVALLVMEAALGIGMHRLDIPAWMQPLHLMLATMLFAGAFGLTGWLTLILKERK, encoded by the coding sequence GTGGGTCGGTTCCGCACAGCCGCGGCCGTCACGGTGGGTGCCGTTATTTTTCTGGTACTGGTAGGATCAGTGGTACGAATGACGGGTTCCGGAATGGGATGCCCAGATTGGCCTACTTGTTTTGGTCAGATTATTCCGCCCACCGATATTTCCCAGTTGCCAGCTGATTACAAGACCCGTTTTGCTGTAAGTGGTAGAGAAATCGCAGATTTCGATCCTTTCAAGACTTGGGTGGAGTATGTCAATCGCTTGGTTGGAGTTGCCATTGGATTGTTGGGGATCGTAACGGTCGTCCTTTCCTTTTTTGCCAATAAACACCAGCGAGGTGTTTTCGGATGGTCCTTGATAGGATTTGTCTTAATCCTCGTTTCGGCGGGAGTTGGCGCATATGTGGTGAAAACCCATTTGTCTGAAGGATTGGTCACCATCCACATGCTCATAGCACTGTTGGTGGTTGCAGCTTTTATGATTGCCTTTTTGCTCGCGTGGAAAGGTCATGTCCCTCACTATTCCTCTGTGGATGGAAAAGGGAAACAGATCATGATTGGATTGGGTGTCCTTTCGGTCTGTATGATTCTTTCTCAAGTATTGATGGGAACGCAGGTACGGGAGCAAGTAGATATGCTTGCCAAAGTAACTGGGAGTGATTCCCGCAGCACTTGGATTAGCTCGCTGAATTCACCCTATCAGATTCACCAGTTGTTTCACTATGCCTTGGCGGTTGTCATGCTGGCTTGGGGATATGTGATGCGGGGAATCCTCCGCGAACAACGAGTGGTCTGGACGCTATTTGTGGGGCTGGTGGCCTTGTTGGTGATGGAAGCTGCACTGGGAATCGGAATGCACCGTCTGGACATTCCTGCTTGGATGCAGCCACTACATTTGATGTTGGCAACGATGCTGTTTGCAGGAGCTTTTGGGTTAACCGGTTGGTTGACACTTATCCTCAAAGAGCGCAAGTAG
- the cyoE gene encoding heme o synthase, translating to MTSHSSGIGAKIGAYVELLKTRLSLLVAISAVFGYAIAADGAAAWTQMLWVGLGGMMITGASNVLNQISERDLDKLMKRTQNRPLPTGRLTVRESLVYALVLAIAGVTMLGYFFNLPAALLGIIGLLSYAFVYTPLKKISGISVFVGAFPGALPPLIGWVAYTGTLGLEGLLLFMFQFMWQFPHFWAIAWIADEDYKRAGFKMLPSAGGKSKYTAGLILAYTLCLAPMAFFPWEADMIGGWGVLGLVLAALAFAWPAFRLYRTLDDRYARKLMFSSFWYLPLIQILFMVA from the coding sequence ATGACTTCCCATTCCTCAGGAATAGGAGCCAAAATCGGTGCCTATGTGGAATTGCTGAAAACACGGCTTTCGCTCCTTGTAGCGATTTCAGCAGTGTTTGGGTATGCAATCGCCGCAGACGGTGCTGCTGCTTGGACCCAAATGTTATGGGTAGGACTTGGAGGGATGATGATTACAGGTGCATCTAATGTCCTGAATCAGATCTCCGAGCGTGATCTAGACAAATTGATGAAGCGGACCCAAAACCGTCCGTTGCCTACTGGGCGCCTGACTGTACGCGAATCTCTCGTCTATGCTTTGGTATTGGCGATTGCTGGTGTTACGATGTTGGGATACTTCTTCAATCTGCCGGCTGCATTGCTCGGGATTATTGGATTGCTGTCCTACGCATTTGTCTACACCCCGCTGAAGAAAATCTCGGGGATCTCTGTGTTCGTCGGAGCATTTCCCGGTGCATTGCCTCCCCTGATCGGGTGGGTAGCCTACACAGGCACACTGGGCTTGGAAGGCTTGTTGTTGTTTATGTTCCAATTCATGTGGCAGTTTCCCCATTTCTGGGCGATTGCCTGGATTGCGGATGAGGACTACAAAAGAGCAGGATTCAAGATGTTGCCTTCGGCTGGCGGAAAGAGTAAGTATACTGCAGGCCTGATTTTGGCCTATACCCTATGCCTCGCACCTATGGCCTTCTTCCCTTGGGAAGCAGACATGATTGGAGGTTGGGGAGTCTTGGGGCTTGTGTTGGCTGCTTTGGCTTTTGCCTGGCCGGCATTTCGCCTCTATCGAACCTTGGATGATCGCTATGCACGCAAACTGATGTTCTCATCTTTCTGGTATCTTCCATTGATCCAAATCCTCTTCATGGTTGCCTAG
- a CDS encoding cytochrome c oxidase subunit 3 yields MSQAELTSKQTYFIHPQKFAMWLFILTIIMIFGGLTSAYIVQRGMVSIDKQIMFDLPSILWQNLAVILLSSVSMQYGVWAAKEGQKQRAAIGLLVTFALGVFFLIGQLDAWSAMTNSGLPFVDQGRPDNSVSFFYIFIGLHGLHIVAGLVVLLVAMIKTAMNTFRPGRGVITYELTAIFWHFLGLLWVYLFFFLMMTQN; encoded by the coding sequence ATGAGTCAAGCAGAGCTGACAAGCAAACAAACATACTTCATCCATCCGCAGAAATTTGCGATGTGGTTGTTCATTCTGACCATCATCATGATTTTCGGTGGATTGACAAGTGCCTACATTGTTCAGCGAGGCATGGTGTCCATTGACAAGCAGATCATGTTCGATCTGCCGAGTATTCTCTGGCAAAACCTCGCAGTCATCCTTCTCAGTAGTGTCTCGATGCAGTACGGAGTATGGGCGGCCAAAGAAGGACAAAAACAACGGGCAGCGATCGGTCTTTTGGTAACCTTCGCATTGGGAGTTTTCTTCCTGATCGGTCAGTTGGACGCTTGGTCCGCGATGACCAATAGTGGGTTGCCATTTGTGGACCAAGGACGACCAGACAACTCGGTATCCTTTTTCTATATTTTCATTGGTCTTCATGGCTTGCACATCGTCGCAGGACTGGTTGTGCTGTTGGTTGCGATGATCAAGACCGCCATGAACACATTTCGCCCGGGTCGGGGCGTGATCACCTATGAATTGACCGCTATTTTCTGGCATTTCCTGGGACTGCTTTGGGTATATCTCTTCTTTTTCTTGATGATGACCCAAAACTGA
- a CDS encoding cytochrome c oxidase subunit 3, whose amino-acid sequence MADVAVDKKALIEGERPIFNASYGKLMMWFFLVSDAFTFSALLITYGALRIRSTTEFGAQAWANPEAVFTHTPFLYEIFHIEAPLVFVGIMTFILILSSVTMVLAVEAGHRKSKNEVAKWVLATIIGGATFLGCQAYEWYHFIHGFDQKGVVISVESPALAHLSAGELEGAYYEGHGDHGHSHGEHTKQVKAFEMLNTDGELIGYRLSNGIPIRETKAVATITELASHEENLTHGGANLQASEYGHKSFAALFFFVTGFHGTHVFSGVILLIVLYVNVVKGTYERRGHYEMTEKIGLYWHFVDLVWVFVFTLFYLI is encoded by the coding sequence ATGGCAGACGTAGCAGTTGACAAGAAAGCGTTGATCGAAGGTGAGCGACCGATATTTAATGCCAGCTACGGGAAGTTGATGATGTGGTTCTTCCTGGTTTCAGATGCATTTACCTTTTCGGCACTCCTGATCACGTATGGTGCGCTTCGAATCAGATCCACCACGGAATTCGGTGCGCAGGCTTGGGCAAACCCCGAAGCGGTGTTTACTCACACGCCTTTTCTCTATGAGATCTTCCACATTGAAGCGCCCTTGGTCTTTGTTGGGATCATGACCTTCATCCTCATCCTCTCTTCCGTGACCATGGTATTGGCGGTTGAAGCTGGTCACCGGAAATCCAAAAACGAAGTAGCCAAGTGGGTACTCGCAACCATCATTGGTGGTGCAACCTTCTTGGGATGCCAGGCTTACGAATGGTACCACTTCATCCACGGATTCGATCAAAAAGGAGTCGTTATTTCTGTCGAGTCTCCCGCATTGGCTCATTTGTCAGCAGGAGAACTGGAAGGCGCATATTATGAAGGCCATGGAGATCACGGCCACTCTCACGGTGAGCATACCAAGCAGGTGAAAGCCTTCGAAATGCTCAATACCGATGGTGAATTGATCGGTTATCGCTTGAGCAACGGGATTCCTATTCGCGAAACCAAAGCAGTTGCCACGATCACTGAGCTCGCTTCTCATGAAGAGAATCTCACGCATGGTGGTGCAAACCTCCAAGCGAGTGAATATGGACACAAGTCATTCGCTGCCTTGTTCTTCTTCGTTACAGGTTTCCACGGTACCCACGTATTCTCTGGGGTGATCCTCTTGATCGTCCTCTACGTGAATGTCGTAAAAGGAACCTATGAGCGTCGTGGCCACTACGAGATGACCGAGAAAATCGGCCTCTACTGGCACTTTGTAGACTTGGTTTGGGTATTCGTATTTACCCTCTTTTACCTCATCTAA
- a CDS encoding cytochrome C oxidase subunit IV family protein has translation MASDGASARKEIYRTALILTALTILEFIIAFTWESIGGAIGISAETAKTMTVLLYFILTIFKAFYIVAVFMHLKNEVKQLMLTILLPFLFIIWLIIGLVIEGDYWGGQSQAEDLAAAHQTEQVLGDLS, from the coding sequence ATGGCAAGTGATGGCGCAAGCGCACGCAAAGAAATATATCGCACGGCATTGATTTTGACGGCGTTGACGATCTTGGAATTTATCATCGCCTTTACCTGGGAATCCATTGGTGGGGCTATCGGGATCTCCGCTGAGACCGCCAAGACGATGACCGTGCTGTTGTACTTCATCCTCACTATCTTCAAGGCTTTCTACATCGTAGCGGTGTTTATGCACTTGAAAAATGAGGTGAAGCAGCTGATGTTGACGATTTTGCTTCCGTTTCTGTTTATCATCTGGTTGATCATCGGTTTGGTGATCGAAGGTGATTACTGGGGTGGGCAGTCTCAAGCCGAAGATTTGGCTGCTGCACACCAGACGGAGCAGGTGTTGGGAGACCTTTCCTAA
- a CDS encoding DUF420 domain-containing protein, which translates to MQATTRYDDKIFVPIIWVLSVAIPVVVAILMTPGLIPKLSLGFDTMILPKVNASINGLVAICLMAGFVFVKQGKVEYHRIAMGTAFGLSALFLVSYVTYHLSTGHVPYCEDGLIPSGLYYFLLISHVLLSGIIVPLATFTVYRAVNGQLDKHRKLAKITFPIWMYIAVSGVLVVVVMSPCYG; encoded by the coding sequence ATGCAAGCGACGACGAGATACGACGATAAGATCTTTGTGCCCATCATCTGGGTTTTGTCTGTGGCGATCCCCGTAGTGGTGGCGATCCTCATGACCCCGGGATTGATCCCCAAACTCTCTTTGGGATTCGATACCATGATCCTCCCCAAAGTCAATGCATCCATCAATGGCCTCGTAGCCATCTGCCTCATGGCTGGATTTGTATTCGTCAAGCAGGGAAAAGTGGAATATCACCGCATCGCTATGGGAACAGCTTTCGGGCTTTCGGCGTTATTCTTGGTGAGTTATGTGACCTATCACCTCTCCACCGGCCATGTGCCATATTGCGAGGACGGATTGATCCCTTCCGGATTGTATTACTTCCTGCTCATTTCGCACGTTTTACTGAGTGGAATCATCGTGCCTTTGGCGACTTTCACCGTGTATCGCGCTGTGAATGGCCAATTGGACAAGCACCGCAAACTCGCCAAGATCACCTTCCCGATCTGGATGTACATTGCGGTAAGTGGCGTGTTGGTGGTAGTGGTCATGTCTCCATGTTATGGTTGA
- a CDS encoding alpha/beta hydrolase: MSFLPIHFSHANGFPADSYRYFLDQLAPHAVSAIPVTGSTISQPFRNWTPLVDELIDHIRVTYQTPILGLGHSLGGVLMLKASQRAPELFRGVALMDPPLLGWEKRLAISLAVGLKLDHRMNSPIKLALNRVWQFEDRAQAASYWGEKAFFSQFHPQCFEDYLVHGLIEHPDGGLQLRINREREAHIFRTIPRGLGPSDLIVPTSLFLPSRGVLTSKEIRRITDRFGFDHLGRVDESGHMFPLEKPIETAERLKAWFAEIS; encoded by the coding sequence ATGTCTTTCCTGCCCATCCATTTTTCTCATGCCAACGGTTTTCCTGCAGATTCCTACCGTTACTTTTTGGACCAGCTAGCTCCACACGCTGTGTCTGCCATTCCCGTCACGGGTTCCACCATTTCTCAGCCATTTCGCAACTGGACGCCACTGGTCGATGAATTGATTGATCATATTCGCGTCACCTATCAAACGCCCATTTTGGGGCTTGGTCATTCATTGGGGGGAGTTTTGATGCTCAAAGCCTCTCAGCGCGCACCCGAACTCTTTCGGGGGGTAGCCTTGATGGACCCGCCATTGTTGGGGTGGGAAAAACGGCTGGCGATTTCTTTGGCGGTGGGATTGAAGCTCGACCATCGGATGAATTCCCCGATCAAATTGGCACTCAACCGAGTGTGGCAGTTTGAAGATCGAGCGCAGGCCGCTTCATATTGGGGCGAGAAAGCGTTTTTCTCCCAATTTCATCCCCAATGTTTCGAGGACTATTTGGTTCATGGCTTGATCGAACATCCTGATGGAGGACTCCAACTCAGGATCAACCGTGAGCGTGAGGCGCACATTTTTCGGACCATTCCCCGAGGACTTGGGCCTAGCGATCTCATCGTTCCCACCAGTTTGTTTCTCCCCTCGCGAGGCGTATTGACGTCCAAGGAGATTCGGCGCATCACGGATCGATTTGGATTCGATCACTTGGGACGGGTAGATGAAAGTGGCCACATGTTCCCGCTGGAAAAGCCTATCGAGACTGCCGAGCGCCTGAAGGCGTGGTTTGCGGAGATTTCGTGA
- a CDS encoding VIT domain-containing protein, translated as MHQPIRFASILAIVLMGSFASIFAQSHPITLQAPKFAVLVKPEGDTASQPLSIAQMEVQMATRAHWVLTTFDVWVANPSNREMSGKLHVPLNDGQKLTGFALEVNGEMRPGVVVEKQQARVAYESTVRQGIDPGLVEWVGGNTFKAQIFPIPSGGTKHFQITVESEVPIGATSVRWELPLAEGIEVRQLALKALIEGSKAPRMELPQGKTGLFSESGTGWQASVQIKHPETQPAAVLTFDRSAETQVWLGDVRGSVPFYVQTLTALSKVKAPRPKKVGIIWDRSLSTQSRDLETTLDALEAWLGRIQPQEIHVQIVNDHAEFWESVSWSHWKRKEMRNKLAAVPADGATQLGVIDFNKVELDAYLWVTDGVNTFGNPALTWPAMPVHILDPHEASATEYLKFFARMTGGQYLSVDSQNFSEMMALTEQAPKRLLSVRAKSGEVKDVLPDIQLNGYGGISVAGMLVSESAELELGFGINGKITDTQVIQLSRAGQTASTKWLGRKWAEQKLSYLLPQQEKFKADIVQLGEQYQIVTPFTSLIVLDRVEDYVRHKIEPPASLKKEYDKLMALETTSAENTQTALLNQAATAFQARIDWWNQQIDLKKIETKYQYDLDSLRKGIRSMREQLAVDAASAPQIHEVQNLVVLRTLHAELAKQLELEALRKQMEEMRERRDQMLQQGDSSGMFQSGDYDDEFGADDVASDEMGTADYDSDEPMLEEDLSRMGELAGSMPGMAAEAAPDEGAGGFYSESEESDAFEADVSEGMEDQSTDRINDIDLSERQNLPFGAESQEQVNQSELKIQLGEWVPDAPYLAVLDSASDPYWAYLALRDSLGTAPAFYLDVARWFHSHEQSRLARTILSNLAEIELEQQELLRVFARQLEEWEEYELAQWVYEDVLRMRPEEPQSYRDLGLILAKQGQNQAAVDTLYRVVAQAWDGRFPDITTVVAHEMNAIIHRAGTTIDTSHVDPRLLADLPTDVRVVLEWDSDNTDMDLWVTDPYGEKCYYQHKRTKIGGMISNDFTGGYGPEEFLLKQASQGEYKVEVNYYGTRQTGNRGPTTIRVIVFKHYGTAEETTETITFRLGKNSQVFQAATFTVE; from the coding sequence ATGCATCAACCTATTCGCTTTGCATCGATTCTGGCGATTGTCCTGATGGGCAGCTTCGCCTCGATATTTGCCCAATCCCATCCCATCACCCTTCAGGCACCGAAGTTCGCTGTACTCGTCAAACCCGAAGGAGATACCGCCTCCCAACCCTTGTCGATCGCCCAAATGGAGGTCCAAATGGCCACACGTGCCCACTGGGTCTTGACGACATTTGATGTCTGGGTCGCAAATCCTTCCAACCGCGAAATGTCCGGAAAACTCCACGTGCCATTGAATGACGGTCAGAAACTCACGGGATTTGCGCTGGAGGTCAATGGCGAGATGCGCCCCGGTGTAGTGGTGGAAAAACAGCAAGCACGCGTTGCTTACGAGTCCACTGTCCGTCAAGGAATCGATCCTGGGCTGGTAGAGTGGGTCGGTGGAAATACCTTCAAGGCCCAGATCTTCCCAATCCCCTCTGGAGGAACCAAGCATTTTCAGATTACTGTGGAGTCTGAGGTTCCCATTGGGGCAACATCGGTACGCTGGGAATTGCCCCTAGCGGAAGGTATCGAGGTCAGACAGCTTGCCCTCAAGGCTCTGATCGAAGGCTCGAAAGCTCCTCGCATGGAATTGCCTCAAGGAAAGACCGGTCTGTTTTCTGAATCGGGAACCGGGTGGCAGGCATCTGTCCAGATCAAGCATCCCGAAACTCAACCCGCTGCGGTATTGACCTTCGATCGATCGGCTGAAACGCAGGTATGGCTTGGAGATGTACGCGGCAGTGTGCCATTTTATGTCCAGACCCTGACTGCGCTATCCAAGGTGAAAGCTCCTCGTCCCAAGAAGGTGGGGATCATCTGGGACCGTTCGCTATCGACTCAAAGCCGAGATCTGGAGACGACCCTAGACGCGCTTGAAGCTTGGTTGGGGCGTATCCAACCCCAGGAGATCCATGTGCAGATCGTCAATGACCATGCAGAATTCTGGGAATCGGTGAGCTGGAGCCATTGGAAACGGAAAGAGATGCGCAACAAGCTAGCGGCGGTGCCTGCAGATGGTGCGACGCAATTGGGGGTGATCGATTTCAATAAAGTGGAATTAGATGCCTATCTGTGGGTGACTGATGGGGTGAATACCTTTGGCAATCCCGCACTCACTTGGCCCGCCATGCCTGTACATATACTCGATCCGCATGAAGCCTCTGCCACAGAGTACCTGAAATTCTTTGCACGGATGACAGGCGGTCAATACCTGTCTGTGGATTCGCAGAATTTCTCCGAAATGATGGCCTTGACAGAGCAAGCCCCCAAGCGGCTCTTGTCCGTCCGCGCGAAATCTGGAGAGGTAAAGGATGTATTGCCGGATATCCAGCTAAATGGCTACGGCGGGATTTCTGTGGCCGGGATGCTTGTTTCCGAATCGGCAGAGCTTGAGTTGGGCTTCGGAATCAACGGCAAAATTACGGATACGCAGGTCATTCAATTGTCCAGAGCGGGGCAGACCGCCAGTACCAAATGGCTCGGAAGAAAATGGGCTGAGCAAAAACTCTCCTATTTATTGCCGCAGCAAGAGAAGTTCAAAGCAGACATCGTCCAACTTGGGGAGCAGTACCAGATCGTCACTCCGTTCACTTCACTCATCGTTTTGGACCGCGTGGAAGATTATGTGCGGCACAAGATCGAGCCGCCAGCTTCTTTGAAGAAGGAGTATGACAAGCTGATGGCGCTGGAAACAACCTCTGCGGAGAATACCCAGACTGCGCTGCTGAATCAGGCTGCTACGGCATTTCAAGCACGTATCGATTGGTGGAATCAGCAGATTGATTTGAAGAAGATCGAAACCAAATACCAATATGATTTGGATTCTCTTCGGAAAGGAATTCGGAGCATGCGTGAACAGCTAGCGGTAGATGCTGCGAGCGCTCCTCAAATCCATGAAGTCCAAAATCTGGTGGTGCTTCGAACCCTTCATGCGGAGTTAGCCAAGCAGCTAGAGTTGGAGGCACTTCGAAAGCAAATGGAGGAAATGCGGGAACGACGGGACCAAATGTTGCAACAGGGGGACAGTTCTGGCATGTTCCAATCTGGAGACTATGATGATGAATTTGGTGCAGATGATGTCGCTTCTGACGAAATGGGTACAGCAGACTACGACAGCGATGAACCTATGCTAGAAGAAGATCTTTCAAGGATGGGGGAACTTGCTGGTTCAATGCCAGGGATGGCTGCCGAAGCGGCACCCGATGAGGGCGCCGGAGGATTTTATTCTGAATCTGAGGAGAGTGATGCTTTTGAGGCGGATGTTTCCGAAGGGATGGAGGATCAATCGACGGACCGGATCAATGACATCGATCTCTCAGAGCGGCAGAATCTACCTTTCGGTGCTGAAAGTCAGGAGCAGGTGAACCAATCAGAACTCAAGATCCAGCTTGGAGAGTGGGTTCCAGATGCGCCTTACCTCGCGGTGTTGGATTCTGCTTCTGATCCATATTGGGCTTATTTAGCGTTGCGCGATTCGTTGGGAACGGCTCCGGCCTTTTACCTAGATGTAGCCCGTTGGTTCCATTCGCATGAGCAGTCCCGATTGGCACGGACGATCCTGTCGAATTTGGCTGAGATCGAATTGGAGCAGCAAGAATTACTCAGAGTATTTGCCCGTCAATTGGAGGAATGGGAGGAATACGAACTCGCACAATGGGTGTACGAGGACGTCTTGCGCATGCGTCCGGAGGAGCCTCAGTCATACCGTGATCTAGGGTTGATTCTCGCCAAACAAGGCCAAAACCAAGCAGCCGTGGATACGCTCTACCGAGTAGTTGCTCAGGCTTGGGATGGGCGATTTCCTGATATCACCACTGTAGTGGCCCATGAGATGAATGCCATCATCCACCGGGCTGGAACCACGATCGACACCTCACACGTTGATCCGAGGCTACTGGCAGATTTGCCGACGGATGTGCGGGTGGTTTTGGAGTGGGATTCCGACAACACAGATATGGACCTTTGGGTGACTGATCCTTATGGTGAGAAGTGCTATTATCAGCACAAGCGCACCAAGATCGGGGGAATGATTTCCAATGATTTCACTGGTGGATATGGACCGGAGGAATTCCTGCTGAAACAAGCCTCTCAGGGCGAGTACAAGGTGGAGGTCAACTATTATGGCACCCGCCAAACCGGCAATCGCGGACCGACGACCATCCGGGTCATTGTCTTCAAGCACTATGGCACTGCTGAGGAGACTACCGAGACCATCACCTTCCGACTCGGCAAAAACAGCCAAGTGTTTCAGGCTGCCACCTTTACAGTCGAATAG
- the bshA gene encoding N-acetyl-alpha-D-glucosaminyl L-malate synthase BshA has translation MNIGIVCYPTYGGSGVVATELGKALAAKGHQIHFITYDRPIRLDLFSGNIFYHEVRTKDYPLFNFVPYESALASTMVDVARYHNLDLFHVHYAIPHASVAFLAKQILKDYDLHIPVVTTLHGTDITLVGKNPSYEPVVSFSIDQSDGVTAVSEYLKQATLENFAVRSDIRVIPNFVDLERFKRHDKEHFRKMLTSNGEKILIHTSNFRKVKRIGDVMKTFAKVRQEIPSKLLMVGDGPERNMAEELCREQGFCDDVVFLGNQNKVEEIYSIGDLFLLPSESESFGLAVLEAMACEVPVITTNAGGLPEVVVDGESGFVADVGDTDKMASDAVKILKDPVVWKKFSESAFKHAQTYSIERIVPKYEQYYEEVLGTVSTVS, from the coding sequence ATGAATATTGGCATTGTTTGTTATCCGACCTATGGAGGGAGTGGGGTGGTCGCCACCGAATTGGGCAAGGCTTTGGCCGCCAAAGGGCATCAGATCCACTTCATCACCTATGACAGGCCCATCCGGTTGGACTTGTTCTCGGGGAATATTTTTTACCACGAAGTCCGGACCAAGGATTATCCCTTGTTCAACTTCGTTCCCTACGAGTCTGCGCTAGCCAGCACCATGGTCGATGTGGCCCGGTATCACAATCTGGATTTGTTTCACGTCCACTATGCCATTCCCCACGCCTCTGTGGCATTCCTCGCCAAGCAGATCCTCAAAGACTACGATCTCCACATTCCCGTAGTCACCACCTTGCACGGAACCGATATCACGCTGGTCGGAAAGAATCCAAGTTATGAGCCAGTCGTGAGTTTTTCCATTGATCAAAGCGATGGCGTGACCGCGGTTTCTGAGTACTTGAAGCAGGCTACGCTCGAGAATTTTGCCGTTCGCAGTGACATCCGGGTGATCCCCAACTTCGTGGACCTAGAGCGATTCAAGCGACATGACAAGGAGCATTTCCGTAAGATGCTCACCTCGAATGGGGAGAAAATCCTCATCCACACGTCAAATTTCCGCAAGGTCAAACGGATCGGCGATGTGATGAAAACTTTCGCCAAAGTTCGACAGGAAATTCCTTCCAAACTCCTGATGGTGGGAGATGGGCCAGAGCGAAACATGGCCGAGGAACTCTGCCGCGAGCAGGGCTTTTGCGACGATGTGGTCTTCTTGGGCAATCAAAACAAAGTAGAGGAGATCTATTCCATCGGAGATCTATTCCTATTGCCTTCCGAAAGTGAAAGCTTTGGATTGGCGGTATTGGAAGCGATGGCTTGTGAAGTGCCTGTGATCACCACCAATGCCGGCGGTCTGCCGGAAGTTGTGGTCGATGGCGAATCCGGATTTGTGGCGGACGTTGGAGATACCGACAAGATGGCGAGCGATGCGGTCAAGATCCTGAAGGACCCTGTGGTCTGGAAGAAATTCAGCGAATCCGCTTTCAAGCACGCACAGACGTATTCGATCGAACGAATTGTGCCAAAATATGAGCAGTACTACGAAGAAGTATTGGGAACAGTCTCAACCGTATCATAA
- the ispE gene encoding 4-(cytidine 5'-diphospho)-2-C-methyl-D-erythritol kinase has protein sequence MLHLQPHAKVNLGLLIKGKRPDGYHLLETLLVPIPSLTDDLWLTPNDTGSCQLTLEGISIDGDLEDNLCVKAYRALQAIHPDLPGVDIRLRKGIPAGAGLGGGSSDAAHVMLGLNELFDLGMSPDDLAPLAGKLGADVPFFLFGKPLLASGIGTDFEEVDIQLPFDIQVFPQSLHVSTISAYKALDYRMFDPDRNLLEILQQPIEDWKELLPNDLEIPVFQLHPSIGNIKQDLYDRGAIYASMSGSGSAFFGLFPNHSA, from the coding sequence ATGCTCCATCTTCAACCACATGCCAAGGTCAATCTTGGCCTGTTGATCAAGGGAAAACGTCCTGATGGCTACCATCTCCTCGAAACCCTCCTTGTTCCCATTCCTTCCCTCACAGACGATTTGTGGCTTACCCCCAACGACACAGGTTCCTGCCAACTCACCTTGGAAGGGATTTCCATTGATGGGGATCTGGAAGACAATCTCTGTGTCAAAGCCTATCGTGCGCTTCAGGCGATTCATCCTGATTTGCCGGGCGTGGATATCCGACTGAGAAAAGGGATTCCAGCAGGTGCAGGTCTAGGAGGCGGTTCTTCGGACGCTGCCCATGTGATGTTGGGGCTCAACGAATTGTTTGATTTGGGGATGTCGCCAGATGATCTAGCCCCCCTAGCGGGAAAGTTGGGGGCGGATGTGCCATTCTTCCTATTCGGAAAACCCCTCCTCGCGAGTGGAATCGGCACTGATTTTGAAGAGGTAGATATTCAGCTCCCCTTTGATATCCAGGTATTCCCCCAATCGCTGCATGTGTCGACCATCTCAGCCTACAAGGCCTTGGACTATCGCATGTTTGATCCGGATCGAAACCTCCTTGAGATCCTTCAGCAACCCATCGAGGACTGGAAGGAACTCCTGCCCAACGATCTGGAAATCCCAGTATTTCAACTTCATCCTTCGATAGGCAACATCAAGCAAGACCTGTATGACCGCGGGGCCATATACGCTTCGATGTCCGGTAGCGGCAGTGCATTTTTTGGACTGTTCCCCAATCATTCAGCCTAA